ccataaactaattttttttcattagacattttacctaatgggattgcaaaagagcattggaagtctttttcccagtaccttctgtggttgtaaacaaccttgcccttggatataatgtcttgtctgtcctctgcattttcattcttcaaaaagttatttagacttggataacatatcctcccaactttcttttttcactggcctgttattcatttagacttggataacatatcctcccaactttcttttttaactggcctgttattcagtaaaagtggagctttgtaaggctctttcccattagttcccatgcttgtcagtgacctcacctctatgtgtctgggccagaggtacagcttctgaaggatgccctccctacagtgttgtaccactccggccagcaagctatcactggatttataaatgctgcatccctcgctgttgataatgcccattttgatgaactgactttacataaggtgagtgagttgcatcataccacttgagatataaaacacttcaaagttctgattctggaaagggatgttaaaagattattaaaccaatggaaatttttttgagaatttgaggggatatcactttgtaaatgtggattcaagtaggcatacttcttgcattgcaaaccagtatgaaactggtgtcctttatatggctaatactgctttatactggctactaaacatgttgtgctatatacataggatgtctatatttggtttcctgtttatcgaatggatcacgtgcacagttggctaactcgtatattcctgcactttaagtcgatgtatgtgagcaaaccaaggctgtatgctcatgatttaatacatacaactgggaaccaaaaactgtcgtgttggccttcataattttagacaaactagcaggcatatctgtagattagtggtgttcagtggtaataattgtaatagtagaggaagTGGAGTTTAGTGGTTTTGACATATTGTGgtcaaggaatataatcaatagtacgtggttgcttttgtttaagcatttcactttgcaggtgaatggccactcgctagacagcataactcgGGAGTTCCtgctagatggtgtagatcagaatgtacaggaaagttggcgtgcaaactacatggaagtggatgtcttcaccacccgtggcagtcccatagcaggtacgatctctggagtgctaactagtggtaggttttctgctacataatggtcttgttttgatctagttgggcataggaatgggataaGGAACCTCTTAATTTTTCCGGAGGAAAGTTCCACTATTTCctaatattttattttctaacCATAAAAGTGATATCAGTGTTAAATGAAGGTGAGCTTGGGATGGGGGCGAGTTGCCTAGGCAAGGTGGTA
This genomic window from Panulirus ornatus isolate Po-2019 chromosome 45, ASM3632096v1, whole genome shotgun sequence contains:
- the LOC139762987 gene encoding uncharacterized protein isoform X6; this translates as MEVDVFTTRGSPIAGTISGVLTSEVQLLKDALPTVLYHSGQQAITGFINAASLAVDNAHFDELTLHKVNGHSLDSITREFLLDGVDQNVQESWRANYMEVDVFTTRGSPIAG
- the LOC139762987 gene encoding uncharacterized protein isoform X1, giving the protein MEVDVFTTRGSPIAGTISGVLTSEVQLLKDALPTVLYHSGQQAITGFINAASLAVDNAHFDELTLHKVNGHSLDSITREFLLDGVDQNVQESWRANYMEVDVFTTRGSPIAGTISGVLTSG